One Mycolicibacterium goodii genomic region harbors:
- a CDS encoding APC family permease: MSEVVDDRPGREAPRGGGNEKLRGNLGIPAIVLMVVAAAAPLSTIGGNVPIGMALGNTTGIPVAFLVAGVIFLLFAASFVAMSKYVTDAGAFYAYIQRGLGRAAGTGAAVLALPAYMCTLLGVSAYDGVILGGLIERFGGPDIPWWILTALVLAAVAWLGYRDIDLSAKVLGVFLVSEVAILVVLDLVIVLRGGEQGITGDSFTPQGLAGGVGIALLYALWGFVGVEATSVFRDEAKDPDRTVPRATYWAVGIVASFYAFSSWALIEGNGGHDAIQVAKDDPDNFMVNTAEKYLGMLGRDLTTLFWFVSVFACALAFHNISARYAFVLGQNNVFPKQIGQVHPRFGAPSNASLAITVASFVIMGILAGLGLDPVLQIFGPLGGVGVLALAILWLLTTISVVIFFSRRGGATRTVVLASAATLALGAGLALIVSNLTLVVGGSATLAVILGLAPLVVFGIGMVLSRRAAGTLASTK, from the coding sequence ATGTCTGAGGTTGTGGACGATCGACCCGGCAGGGAAGCGCCACGAGGCGGTGGTAACGAAAAACTACGCGGAAATCTCGGTATCCCGGCCATCGTGCTCATGGTGGTGGCCGCCGCGGCGCCTCTTTCGACCATCGGCGGGAACGTGCCGATCGGCATGGCACTCGGTAACACCACAGGTATCCCGGTGGCGTTCCTCGTCGCGGGTGTGATCTTCCTGCTCTTCGCGGCCAGCTTCGTCGCGATGTCGAAGTACGTCACCGATGCGGGTGCCTTCTACGCGTACATCCAGCGGGGCCTGGGCCGCGCCGCCGGTACCGGTGCGGCCGTGCTCGCACTGCCGGCCTACATGTGCACGCTGCTCGGGGTGTCGGCGTACGACGGTGTCATCCTCGGCGGCCTCATCGAGCGCTTCGGCGGGCCGGACATCCCGTGGTGGATCCTCACCGCGCTCGTGCTCGCGGCAGTCGCGTGGCTGGGCTACCGCGACATCGATCTGAGCGCGAAGGTGCTGGGGGTGTTCCTCGTGTCCGAGGTCGCGATCCTGGTGGTGCTCGATCTGGTCATCGTGCTGCGGGGCGGCGAGCAGGGGATCACCGGCGACTCCTTCACACCCCAGGGTCTCGCCGGCGGTGTCGGCATCGCCCTGCTGTACGCGCTGTGGGGCTTCGTGGGTGTCGAGGCCACGTCGGTGTTCCGTGACGAGGCCAAGGATCCCGACCGCACCGTTCCCCGCGCCACCTATTGGGCGGTCGGCATCGTCGCCAGCTTCTATGCGTTCTCGAGCTGGGCCCTGATCGAGGGCAACGGCGGCCACGACGCCATCCAGGTGGCCAAGGACGACCCGGACAACTTCATGGTGAACACCGCCGAGAAGTACCTCGGCATGCTCGGCCGCGACCTCACGACGCTGTTCTGGTTCGTCAGTGTCTTCGCGTGCGCCTTGGCATTCCACAACATCAGTGCCAGGTACGCGTTCGTCCTCGGTCAGAACAACGTGTTCCCGAAGCAGATCGGACAGGTCCACCCCCGGTTCGGTGCCCCCTCCAACGCCTCGCTGGCGATCACCGTGGCTTCGTTCGTGATCATGGGCATCCTCGCGGGGCTGGGACTGGACCCGGTGCTGCAGATCTTCGGGCCGCTCGGCGGCGTCGGGGTACTCGCGCTGGCAATCCTGTGGCTCTTGACGACGATCTCTGTCGTGATCTTCTTCAGCCGGCGTGGTGGGGCGACCCGCACCGTGGTTCTGGCGTCGGCGGCCACGCTCGCGCTCGGTGCCGGGTTGGCGCTGATCGTGTCGAACCTGACGCTGGTCGTCGGCGGTAGTGCCACTCTTGCCGTGATCCTGGGCTTGGCGCCGTTGGTCGTGTTCGGTATCGGAATGGTGCTGAGCCGCCGGGCCGCGGGGACCTTGGCATCGACGAAGTAA